GTCTTGATCAACTTAGGATAAGTTTCGTCTATCAATTTCTGAGCTTGTTCTATCGAGAAGGCATTTGGACCAGCTTCCAGTTCCCCCTGGACCACCACAGGCAATTGAGGAATCTTGTTAGGAGATATCTTGGCCATGTtaatgaagatatcaaagaGGTGTATGCAGCTTGTTCGCAAGGCTTTTAAAGTGGGTACTAGTTCCCTGAAATGAGGTAAGCTGGGGAACGCAGGCTCGGCCAACACTCCAATCAAGTTAGGTAAGAATTTCTCTTTGACTTGATCAGGAATCGGCAAATTCTGTTGTTTCAAGCTCTTAGCATATTCCTCGAGAATAACGCTTGAGAGCAATCTTGGGGAGGAGTGTTTTGATTTGAAGTAATTGCTCAAAGAGTCTAGTACTGTTATGAGcaacttttcatcttttATAGATGCCAAGGTTTGACCGAAAGCCTTGGAAGCAGCTGCTCTTGTTCTTATGAAAACATCAACtcccaacaacaaaataTCACCTTTGAAAATATGAGAGTCAATATTGaccttcaattcatccAAATACGGAATATCACTCTTGGCCTTTGACTCAGAGTTTTTACGTTTTCTGCCTCTCTTTTCTCCTCCTCCATTTGAAGAGCAGTCTGTTTCTTTGAACTCTTCGTAcccattgatttcatcaaagtccaCAGAAGAACCTCTTCTAGAAGAACCGTTACCATCGTTTGAAACCATCTTCCCGGATGGTCTCATGATGAGATTGGTGTTCATCTGATAGTTGTGCCTGGCCAATCCTATTGGTGTCATGGTCAAGAATAATAATGGGCCATGGTTAGATGAAAATAATTCTTCAGCATTCAAAAACTCGTTaacattgatttcttcaatgagCCTCGTATACACCTTCTGcgacaagttcaagacTTCTTCATTTTGTTCGACCAAAAGGTTCTGAAAGATGAGCCTAAGAGCTTTGGAATTTATCCAGTGTTTTGTGGCAGCATTATCAATGGATAAGAATTCAAGAATAGTCCTCAAGACTGCTTTTCGAACATTCACGATAGAGTGTCTTAAAAAAGGAAACAATCGGGGAACCAAGCTCTCAAATGAAGAACTTTGGTCCTTGGCAGCCTGTTTTTCCATGAtttcaatgacttcttgatgggTACAAAGCTTTGACAATAAGTCCATGACTGAACCAATAGACGCAGAGAGGTCGTCTCTCAAGTTTACGAGACAATCCCAAATggtcttcaacaacaccagGATCAATTCTCGTTTATGCTTAATGAAGTCACTGGCAATAGGCGCTAATGTCAACGCAGCCACAGACTGAACATCATCGTCGCTTTCTTGTAAACCATGTAACACCATTGACACCGTATCGTTCAAAAGCTCTGGTTTTTCGGTTAAAACGCTTGTTCTGACACTTACAAAGTACCTTAACCCTAACATCCCCCCGTGCTTGGCTTCCCAGCATTTAGGAAAGTatccttcttgaagaattagTCTGTGCAAAGCATCAAAGGTTTTGATCAACGGATCTATTTCTAGGTGAATCAACAATGCAGCTAAGGCTTGAGCTCCTGATTCACGAACCGGGGCCACCACAGAATCTGAAACGTAGTCCCCAAATCGGTCAAGAGCGAATAAGGTACACAACCTTACAGCCAAATCCTCCAATGTAGCATCgttgtttttgatgttCTCTTCCAacgacttggacttgatccTACCAGCCGATTTCCCATGCTTCTTTATCAATTCTCTTAGTCCAAGACATGCACCATGTCTAATCTCCCATCTATCGTCAAACAAatcatccaccaacaattcATAAACCCCTTGAAACTGCCACACCAAGCCGGCCACCTTGGCATGCTGGCTCAAAATGGGTGATAATTCGGCTTTGGtttccatcaccaacttctcaCCACCTTGTTGAGAAGTCAAGTCGAATTGAGGAACCTCTTGCTTTATGTTGGTGTTTATAGCGTTTGGATCCGACATCATCTGCTTGGAAATGGAACTCTGACTTAAATCTATTGGTTTGGTTCTGTTTATTCCAGACTTGGCATTGACTTTGGCTCTTCTCTTTTGTAAAGCCTTCAATCTGgcatttgcagccaagGCTTTGGCGGCCTGTTCTTCTGATTCGACAGCATCGACGGCCGTTCGAGTCTCTTCTTTCacttgagtttgaagtATCAGATCGGTTTCGGGGGTACTGGATGCTTCTTTTTCAGGTTCAATCTTAATGGAGTTATTATTTTTGTGTcttttgaactttgaaagTAACGATACCTCGTCCTCTGCTTCATTCACGTTGGAAGTGTCTATTTCGTTGATGCTGGATGCTAACAATTTTCGGTtacttttcaagatttcaatcaaatccCAACTTTCAAATGTAACGAGAGAAGATAAATTGTCatccattttcttcaactcctcatCTTGTTCACGCTTGAACTCTGCATCCGGATCcgacttgattttgatttcaccGTCGACACCTTCGGTTTCCATGTCGACATCAGGGTCTTCCTTAATGGTGGAAGTGCCATTTTTGGTATCATTATCGTTATTGTCATTATCATtagaatcatcatcatgCTCATTATTGGGGTCCCATACACGGGAATGGTTTACTATGTTTCCGAAGGCCCTAGCAGCTGCCACTCTTGTTTCCCATTTCGGACTCTTTAAGAATGGGTATACTCTACCCAAAAGATTCAAGGTCTCTTCTGGGTGGCCCTTGGCCAAATCAGACAACTGGTCAGCAGCGGTGCTTCGGATAAACTGGGTAGAGCCAGTCTCTAATAAAATCACCAATCTGTCCAATCTCGACATTTTCAGTGGATCTCAATCAATACAAACGAAGGTCAGGCAGgccaatttttcaaccagTCAATTATGAATTAACGAATGTGTTGGTGAGACGACACTTGTAGACAGAAGGAATACTTGGGAACGAGAAGATTTTTCTCGGGGAGATTTTGCAATTGTTTGAAACCTGCTGCACCAAAAACTGatgtttttcaaatctTTTTGAGATGTCTGATGCGTATTTGTAGGAAATCGTCTCTATTTAAATATTCCTGGTATTTCTGGCGAGCGAGCGGTGTGCACACGCCCGCGCGTTATATATAAGCAGCGAGATCCGTCATGGtttgatggtgttgatttttttggagGTCGCATTTTGTGTGTCAGTTCTCCTTTTCTAGTATTTATTATTACCTACATCGTACACAAACACAGATCACTACGCGaacttctcttccttcttggcTCTCACAGCGATCTTTGCCTCAGCAATGTCATCAGTAGTGGCATTGTAGCTGACATTGGTGGCCTGGTTCATTGGGTTTTCCAGAGATTTGGAGAACTCTTTATgcaacaagttcttgatctgTTGCAACCGCAAACCAGGGTTCTCCTTTCTCATTTCAGGCaatctcttttcttcaaatgccAAAAATGCAGCCTTGACTCTTCTTTCGGGATGCTTGTCGAAATCCTTATTTTGTAAACCTCCGTCTTTGGTAGTCAACGTTAAGGCCTCTAAAGCATTGTCGATACCAGAAGCCGCCAACTCGGGCTTTGAACTGTTGAAATCCATAAAGTCATCGATCTTTCCGGTTCTCTTAGCTGCCACTTTGGCAGCACCTCTTTGTTTGGAGTTCTGAGGCTTGGAAGGCAAAGATGCCTCTTCGGCCGCCAACAAGGCCTCTCTTTCGGCCTTTTTTCTGGcggcttcttcttttttgaACTGTTCgtcttccttcttcttattCCCCTTCTTGGATCCTTGGTCCCACTGAGAAGCTTCCTCTGcttcagcagcagccaATGCCGCTTGTTGTTTCTTACTGGCAGCATCTGCTTTCTTAGCGTTTCCTGCTGCCTTCTTCGAGTTTTCTCCTCCTTTTTTGGCCATTATGTAGTAATGAAGATACAAAAAAACAAGTTGGCCACCTCGAAATCCGAATCCGCACTATTAATCGCACTAAAATCAAAATGTATATTCTTCAGAGCTTTGGGGGAGTAAACACAATTCTACCTTCAACTTTACCCTTGGCCAATTGGTCAAAATAGTAGGGAAGTTCGTCGATAGACACTGACTTTATAAGTGGCTTCACCTTGCCCAATCGGACCAATTCCAAGCACGCAAGCTGTTCACCCGCGGTTCCACCAAAGTTGGCGTAAATGGTAACTTCTTTACGGGCCAAATAGAAGTTCATGTAGTTTAGTTGCAAGTTCCCGAGCCCCACAATCACAAGCTTCCCGTCACGTGCGATATAGTCCTGACAGTCCTCAAATGTCTGCTTGTATCCACAAAAATCAAAGCAGATATCGAAACTGTCGGTCGGGTGATTCGAGTCGCCAATATCGGTATAGAACTCGGCTGCACCATACCGTTTTGCCTGGGCCTCCAAATCGGCCTTGCGGTCGACAGCCACCACATAACACCCGTACGTACGGAGAATCTGGAGGGCGTTCAAGCCCAAGCCGCCCAAACCAAACAATAATACTCTGGTGGTAGGTTCCAAAAATTGCTGTACTTTCCTGATGGCATGGTACGGGGTCAAGACCGAGTCGGTAGCCACCGCCGCCTCTTGGTACGATACTCCTTCGGGAATTGGCACGAGCGACCGcaagttttccaccacGATATACTGCTGGAAGCCACCATCGGTGCCAATTCCATATCCACTAACCTCGTCGCAGCACATGTCAAGGCCCTTACGGCAATTTTTACAAACTCCACACAGTTTGCAAATGCACAACGAATACCGGGATCCGAGCTGATACTTGGGGTCGCTGGCAAGGTTCTTACCGACCTGAACGATTTGGCCGGCGATTTCGTGGCCCATGATAAAGTTGGCAGGATattcttcatccaccaccttgaGAATGTGGAGGTCGCTCTGGCAGAGTCCTGCTGCTTcaattttcaacaacaactggttATCACCGGGTTGTTTGACAGGAACATTTTCGTACTTGGCGACGGAGCCTTTGCCACGTTCATAGCCGTAGGCGGTTTGTGTTTTGGGAATAGCAGACATGATACTTGGGGAAAATATGATGGTGCGTCGGATGAATTTATACTGCGAGGTGTGGGGGGAAGTTGGGCATTCGCACAAGATTGTGATTTCATTATTTTGGATAAGGTTTGGGACAATGGTGGAAGCAAGAGAATATGCTGGGGCCAGAGATTGCAGAACCTTTGTCGTACTTTAGTTTGAGGAGATGAGTAATTTATTTTagttggtgaaggtggCAGTTGTAGGATTAGTGATATTTGCGAATCTTGCTAATAGCAGATGAAGATAAAAAGGGTGAATGCGTGCCCCGTTGGAATAGGGTGAGTAGTCGACGGATTTAGGGGCTCTTCCCATTCACTTCTCCTACTCTCCTACTCTtacttctccaactggtgTCGGCCTCTCGGTCTACGCTCTCTCTCGGACTCGTCAATTAATCTATACTAATTAATACCCATTTTACGCTCCATCTCCGAGTGGAAGTCCTTCACCGTATATCCTCCACTCACATCCTGCTTGTACACGTCTTCCCAGTCAACAGACGCatccttgttcaacaagatgtCCTTGTGCATTTCAGTTATAGTAGACCCTCCCAACACTTCTGGCTTGAAGTCGGTGGCTTCCACGATGCCCAACTCCATGGTTCTCTTGATGGGTTCTCCGGCTCCAAATACTCTTCTGTATGATTCTAACCGGGTCTGGTGTTGGGTTTCTTCCCAGTTTCCGAGTCTCGATTCTAAAGGATGACGATTGTTGATTTGCGACGCCAAACTGGCAGGGCCCTGCTGAGACCTTAACATATCACTAAAACCAGGCGCATGAGCTGCCTTGTCGCCAACCTCAGCATGGTTTATGGTGGATTGGTGGTTATTGTCTGGAACTATtctcaatgacttgaaagGTTAGTACACTAACAGATGAGTTAGCAGACCCAGAGGATAAACTCTCCACCACACTGTGCTAGTTTAAAGCAGTGGAAACTG
Above is a window of Yamadazyma tenuis chromosome 1, complete sequence DNA encoding:
- a CDS encoding uncharacterized protein (COG:S; EggNog:ENOG503P2NW), which produces MAKKGGENSKKAAGNAKKADAASKKQQAALAAAEAEEASQWDQGSKKGNKKKEDEQFKKEEAARKKAEREALLAAEEASLPSKPQNSKQRGAAKVAAKRTGKIDDFMDFNSSKPELAASGIDNALEALTLTTKDGGLQNKDFDKHPERRVKAAFLAFEEKRLPEMRKENPGLRLQQIKNLLHKEFSKSSENPMNQATNVSYNATTDDIAEAKIAVRAKKEEKFA
- a CDS encoding alcohol dehydrogenase (EggNog:ENOG503NZY2; COG:Q) — encoded protein: MSAIPKTQTAYGYERGKGSVAKYENVPVKQPGDNQLLLKIEAAGLCQSDLHILKVVDEEYPANFIMGHEIAGQIVQVGKNLASDPKYQLGSRYSLCICKSCGVCKNCRKGLDMCCDEVSGYGIGTDGGFQQYIVVENLRSLVPIPEGVSYQEAAVATDSVLTPYHAIRKVQQFLEPTTRVLLFGLGGLGLNALQILRTYGCYVVAVDRKADLEAQAKRYGAAEFYTDIGDSNHPTDSFDICFDFCGYKQTFEDCQDYIARDGKLVIVGLGNLQLNYMNFYLARKEVTIYANFGGTAGEQLACLELVRLGKVKPLIKSVSIDELPYYFDQLAKGKVEGRIVFTPPKL
- the UMP1 gene encoding 20S proteasome maturation factor (EggNog:ENOG503P40C; BUSCO:EOG092654XA; COG:O) — encoded protein: MSLRIVPDNNHQSTINHAEVGDKAAHAPGFSDMLRSQQGPASLASQINNRHPLESRLGNWEETQHQTRLESYRRVFGAGEPIKRTMELGIVEATDFKPEVLGGSTITEMHKDILLNKDASVDWEDVYKQDVSGGYTVKDFHSEMERKMGIN